The Thalassotalea nanhaiensis genome has a window encoding:
- a CDS encoding glycosyltransferase, whose protein sequence is MSKVLVVTSSLGGGGAERVAVDVSNGFFDCGDFVSLYALKDTGAYKTELNRHIKVLTGTSDRASANLLELIKVIRKTQPEIVFCSQNYLCFIVFIAVKLSFKTRVQVVVREGSTPSKNIPRNLKGLLLKYATKIAYSYSNLTVATCEYVKKDMEEYLKIDSKKISVINNPIDINEITLRSKESVDNILFSNDYPIVSAVGRLHKVKDFGFLIKMINFLKSQNKFINLLIIGEGEERGALEALINEYKLEELVKLMGFVSNPFPYIKNSNLLVLSSHFEGYPNVVNQALALNTSVVAIDVPGAIKEMLPSKCIAKNREIKEFSSLVLKNLNAKPEVNQLTFLSSKEFAMEVKRKLNH, encoded by the coding sequence ATGTCAAAAGTTTTAGTGGTTACGTCGAGTTTGGGAGGTGGTGGGGCTGAAAGAGTTGCTGTTGATGTCTCTAATGGTTTTTTTGACTGTGGGGACTTTGTATCGTTATATGCATTAAAGGATACCGGCGCATATAAAACAGAGTTGAATAGACATATCAAAGTTTTAACAGGGACAAGTGACAGAGCATCAGCCAATCTATTGGAATTGATTAAAGTGATAAGGAAAACTCAGCCTGAAATTGTTTTTTGTTCGCAAAATTACCTATGTTTTATTGTTTTTATAGCCGTAAAACTATCTTTTAAAACACGCGTACAAGTCGTTGTGCGAGAAGGGAGTACTCCATCTAAAAATATTCCTAGAAATCTTAAAGGCCTGTTGTTGAAATATGCAACTAAAATTGCATATTCGTATTCAAACTTAACGGTTGCAACTTGTGAATATGTTAAAAAGGATATGGAAGAATATTTAAAAATAGACTCTAAAAAAATTTCTGTAATTAATAATCCGATAGATATAAATGAAATAACTCTGCGCTCTAAAGAAAGTGTTGACAATATTTTGTTTAGCAACGACTACCCTATAGTTTCGGCTGTTGGAAGGTTGCACAAAGTAAAGGATTTTGGATTTCTAATAAAAATGATTAATTTTTTAAAATCTCAGAATAAATTCATAAATTTGTTGATTATAGGGGAAGGAGAGGAGAGAGGGGCTTTGGAGGCGTTAATAAACGAATATAAACTAGAAGAATTAGTAAAACTTATGGGATTTGTAAGTAACCCGTTTCCATATATAAAAAATTCAAACCTTTTAGTGTTATCGTCCCACTTTGAAGGTTACCCTAATGTTGTAAATCAAGCTTTAGCCTTAAATACATCTGTCGTTGCAATAGACGTTCCTGGAGCGATTAAAGAAATGCTACCAAGTAAATGTATTGCAAAGAACAGAGAGATTAAAGAGTTCTCTTCTTTGGTTCTTAAAAATTTAAATGCTAAGCCTGAAGTTAATCAGTTGACTTTTCTGTCAAGTAAGGAATTTGCCATGGAAGTTAAAAGAAAATTAAATCACTAA